The following are encoded in a window of Risungbinella massiliensis genomic DNA:
- the ftsZ gene encoding cell division protein FtsZ, protein MFEFDLELEQIAQIKVIGVGGGGSNAVNRMIDAGVQGVEFIAVNTDAQALNRSKAPIKLQIGEKLTRGLGAGAKPDVGKKAAEESREQLENVLRGADMVFVTAGMGGGTGTGAAPEIAAIARELGSLTVGVVTRPFNFEGRKRSIQADSGVAALKENVDTLIVIPNDKLLEIVEKNTPIMEAFREADNVLRQGVQGISDLIAVPGLINLDFADVKTIMTERGSALMGIGLATGENRAAEAARKAICSPLLETSINGARGVLMNITGGNNLSLYEVNEAADIVMQASHPEVNMIFGAVINESLKDEIQVTVIATGFDGQKNKEEMEAGLLNSQTNEKKGKPLFGIDPTTNPIKEKKSGSKILDVDNYDIPTFLRNQYKK, encoded by the coding sequence ATGTTTGAATTTGACTTGGAATTAGAACAGATTGCACAGATTAAGGTAATTGGCGTCGGTGGTGGCGGTAGCAATGCGGTCAATCGAATGATTGATGCTGGAGTACAAGGTGTAGAGTTTATTGCGGTAAACACAGATGCACAAGCACTTAATCGTTCCAAAGCTCCTATCAAGCTTCAGATCGGAGAGAAATTAACTCGTGGTCTTGGTGCAGGAGCTAAGCCGGATGTTGGAAAAAAAGCAGCTGAAGAAAGCCGCGAACAGTTGGAAAATGTTTTGCGTGGGGCAGATATGGTATTTGTCACAGCGGGAATGGGTGGAGGAACTGGTACTGGTGCTGCACCTGAGATTGCAGCGATCGCTCGGGAACTGGGCTCTCTCACTGTGGGAGTAGTTACACGCCCCTTTAATTTTGAAGGCCGCAAGCGCTCTATCCAAGCGGATTCTGGAGTCGCTGCCTTAAAAGAAAATGTCGATACCTTGATCGTGATTCCAAACGACAAATTACTAGAGATTGTGGAGAAAAACACCCCAATTATGGAAGCATTCCGGGAAGCAGATAATGTATTACGCCAAGGGGTTCAAGGGATCTCTGACCTCATTGCTGTCCCTGGTCTTATTAACCTCGACTTTGCCGATGTTAAAACGATTATGACCGAACGTGGTTCAGCTCTTATGGGAATTGGCTTGGCAACTGGGGAAAATCGTGCTGCGGAAGCGGCTCGCAAAGCCATCTGTAGCCCACTACTGGAGACGTCCATCAATGGTGCCCGTGGAGTGTTGATGAATATCACGGGTGGAAATAACTTAAGTCTTTATGAAGTGAACGAGGCCGCCGATATTGTGATGCAAGCTTCTCATCCAGAAGTAAATATGATCTTTGGAGCGGTAATCAACGAAAGTTTAAAAGATGAGATTCAAGTTACAGTAATCGCAACTGGTTTTGATGGACAAAAGAACAAAGAAGAGATGGAAGCAGGCCTTCTCAATTCCCAAACTAATGAAAAGAAAGGCAAACCACTCTTTGGGATTGATCCAACGACCAATCCCATCAAAGAGAAGAAAAGTGGAAGCAAAATCTTAGATGTAGATAACTACGATATTCCGACATTTCTCCGCAATCAGTATAAAAAATAA
- a CDS encoding DinB family protein — protein sequence MKEASLYEQLEMYRYSLGIAISDVTEEEANIIPKGFNNNIRWNVGHVLVSTDAMILTMAGFPSTLPEEWGQYFMRGTSPQNFTDETPTLAELQEASQEQMRKLRALVEGKLDTPLANPFELPKTTIYTSGDGLTFCMFHEGLHMGQIQGIRKLVK from the coding sequence ATGAAAGAAGCCAGTTTATACGAACAACTTGAGATGTATCGCTATTCTCTTGGCATTGCCATCAGTGATGTAACAGAAGAAGAAGCCAATATTATTCCGAAAGGATTTAACAATAACATCCGTTGGAATGTAGGTCATGTCTTAGTATCAACAGATGCTATGATTTTAACGATGGCTGGTTTTCCTTCCACGCTCCCTGAAGAGTGGGGACAATACTTTATGCGAGGAACAAGTCCGCAAAATTTTACAGATGAAACCCCAACACTTGCGGAGTTACAAGAAGCATCTCAAGAGCAGATGAGAAAATTGCGTGCTTTAGTAGAAGGAAAGCTAGACACTCCTCTAGCCAACCCTTTTGAATTACCCAAGACGACAATTTATACTTCTGGAGATGGATTGACTTTCTGTATGTTTCATGAAGGACTGCATATGGGTCAGATACAAGGAATTCGCAAATTAGTGAAGTAA
- a CDS encoding macro domain-containing protein, protein MQLREEQKNLFSMPEEYYLAHCISADAKMGAGIALEFRKKFQLDPLQVLANIKLLEIGKCYPMGRTFNLVTKIRYWHKPTYSNLKEAILSMKNYCLERDLTYLAIPKLGCGLDRLKWQKVKGIIEEVFQDTQMEIVVCDWNGN, encoded by the coding sequence TTGCAACTAAGAGAAGAACAGAAAAACTTGTTTTCGATGCCCGAAGAGTACTACTTAGCACACTGCATTTCAGCGGATGCTAAAATGGGAGCAGGCATAGCCTTAGAATTTCGAAAAAAATTCCAATTAGATCCTCTACAGGTTCTAGCCAATATTAAATTGCTAGAAATAGGGAAGTGCTATCCGATGGGACGAACTTTTAATCTAGTAACCAAAATTCGTTATTGGCACAAACCAACCTATTCTAATCTAAAAGAAGCGATTCTCTCCATGAAGAACTATTGTTTGGAACGTGATTTAACATATTTAGCAATTCCCAAACTCGGTTGTGGTCTTGATCGATTGAAGTGGCAAAAGGTGAAAGGGATAATAGAAGAAGTTTTTCAAGATACCCAAATGGAAATTGTCGTCTGTGATTGGAATGGGAACTAG
- a CDS encoding AraC family transcriptional regulator: protein MDLLDKMNGALAYIEENLTEELDYKEVARLSCCSEYHFKRMFSFLAGVTLSEYIRRRRLTLAAFELQNRNKRVIDVAVKYQYSSPDSFTRAFHSLHGVTPTEARSYGSFLKAYPRMTFQLSIKGGSEMNYRIEEKEAFHIVGIKKRVPIIFHGVNPEIASMWESLHVEMINKLKQLSNVEPQGLLSASTNFSEGRMEEKGELDHYIGVATTKECPDNLMKLEVAASTWAVFEAVGPFPDTLQDVWGRIYSEWFPSSNYEQTEGPEILWNEHKDVTSPTFKSEIWIPILKK from the coding sequence GTGGATTTACTCGACAAAATGAATGGAGCCTTAGCCTATATTGAAGAGAATCTTACTGAAGAATTGGACTATAAAGAAGTTGCAAGGCTGTCATGTTGTTCAGAGTATCACTTTAAAAGAATGTTTTCATTTCTTGCTGGGGTTACGCTGTCGGAGTACATCCGCCGAAGACGCCTTACTTTAGCAGCCTTTGAGCTTCAAAACCGCAACAAAAGGGTAATCGATGTTGCTGTGAAATATCAATATAGCTCTCCAGATTCATTTACACGTGCTTTTCACAGTCTTCATGGGGTAACACCGACAGAAGCCAGAAGTTATGGTTCATTTTTGAAAGCATACCCACGAATGACCTTCCAATTATCGATTAAAGGAGGAAGTGAAATGAACTATCGAATAGAAGAAAAAGAAGCATTTCACATCGTAGGGATCAAGAAAAGAGTTCCGATTATATTTCATGGAGTAAATCCAGAGATTGCCTCTATGTGGGAAAGTTTACATGTTGAAATGATCAATAAACTGAAGCAACTTTCTAATGTAGAGCCTCAAGGCCTGCTTAGTGCATCGACGAACTTTTCGGAGGGTCGAATGGAGGAAAAAGGGGAGCTAGATCATTATATAGGAGTGGCAACAACGAAGGAGTGTCCAGATAATCTGATGAAACTTGAAGTTGCTGCGTCCACATGGGCTGTGTTTGAAGCAGTTGGACCATTTCCTGATACGCTTCAAGATGTCTGGGGACGGATCTATTCCGAATGGTTCCCATCCTCCAACTATGAACAAACAGAAGGGCCAGAGATTTTGTGGAATGAACATAAAGATGTCACTTCCCCGACTTTTAAAAGTGAGATATGGATTCCGATTTTAAAAAAGTAA
- the spoIIGA gene encoding sigma-E processing peptidase SpoIIGA, giving the protein MTVYADVVFLLNSCFDYLLLWLTSGIRKQRTKVWRLLLGATVGGIYATLHLWQEFTPAYFLPMKLIVSMFMIYLSFGFGNLIAYLRTLGVFYVTCFLTGGAMIALHFIWTGDHQVAGGILYTESPSGWGSPVSWLFLWIGFPLVWIYSRFSLGTLQERQQFEQFLTPLKITTDGQELECTGLVDTGNQLRDPLTRAPVLLLELDELRPFLPDTVVKMAYAKDWEEGWAELPPEWMVKIRLVPYRAAGREQEVMIAYKPDQVEIWQENQWNNVGKVLIGIDVGRFSTDGTYQAIIHPSCLSAVS; this is encoded by the coding sequence GTGACTGTCTATGCCGATGTTGTTTTCCTGCTCAATAGTTGCTTTGATTACCTTCTTTTATGGCTTACCTCGGGGATTCGTAAACAGCGAACTAAGGTTTGGCGATTACTGTTGGGAGCAACTGTCGGGGGGATCTATGCAACGTTACATTTGTGGCAAGAGTTTACTCCCGCTTACTTCTTACCTATGAAACTGATTGTTTCCATGTTCATGATCTATCTCTCATTTGGTTTTGGAAATCTGATTGCTTACCTTCGTACCCTAGGAGTTTTTTATGTAACTTGCTTTCTGACAGGTGGGGCAATGATTGCACTTCACTTTATCTGGACCGGAGATCATCAGGTAGCAGGTGGTATCTTGTATACGGAATCGCCTTCGGGATGGGGATCTCCTGTATCGTGGCTTTTTCTCTGGATCGGATTTCCGCTCGTATGGATTTATAGTCGTTTTTCACTCGGAACACTGCAAGAACGCCAGCAATTTGAGCAGTTTTTGACCCCACTGAAAATTACGACAGACGGTCAGGAGTTGGAATGTACTGGACTGGTCGATACGGGAAATCAGCTACGAGATCCGTTAACTAGGGCGCCTGTATTACTTTTGGAGTTAGATGAATTGCGACCGTTTTTACCTGATACGGTAGTGAAGATGGCTTATGCCAAAGACTGGGAAGAAGGTTGGGCGGAGTTACCACCAGAGTGGATGGTAAAAATTCGTTTAGTACCATATCGGGCAGCTGGAAGAGAGCAAGAAGTGATGATTGCATACAAACCAGATCAGGTAGAGATATGGCAAGAAAATCAGTGGAATAATGTGGGGAAAGTACTCATAGGAATAGATGTCGGACGATTTTCGACCGATGGCACCTACCAAGCAATTATCCATCCCTCTTGCCTATCTGCCGTCAGTTGA
- the sigE gene encoding RNA polymerase sporulation sigma factor SigE: MLAKWKLNVNLFWYRMLIYLGVKGEEIYYIGGSEALPPPLTREEEEHLLYRLPNGDAAVRAMLIERNLRLVVYIARKFENTGINIEDLVSIGTIGLIKAVNTFDPSKKIKLATYASRCIENEILMFLRRNNKIRSEVSLDEPLNIDVDGNELLLSDVLGTENDTIYRDLEDQVDKKILITALETLNDRERRIMVLRFGLEGGEEKTQKDVADLLGISQSYISRLEKRIIKRLRKEFNKMV; encoded by the coding sequence ATGTTGGCAAAATGGAAATTGAACGTGAATTTATTTTGGTATCGCATGTTGATTTACTTGGGTGTAAAAGGAGAAGAGATCTATTACATCGGAGGAAGTGAGGCACTGCCACCACCACTTACTCGCGAAGAAGAGGAACATCTTCTGTATCGACTCCCAAACGGCGATGCAGCTGTACGAGCGATGCTAATCGAACGAAACTTGAGGTTAGTGGTCTATATAGCTCGCAAGTTTGAGAATACGGGAATCAACATTGAAGATCTCGTTTCCATTGGGACAATTGGTCTGATTAAAGCAGTCAATACGTTTGATCCTTCCAAAAAGATCAAGCTAGCAACTTATGCCTCACGTTGTATCGAAAATGAAATCTTAATGTTCTTACGACGCAACAACAAGATTCGCTCCGAGGTTTCACTCGATGAACCACTCAATATCGATGTAGATGGCAATGAGCTTTTATTGTCCGATGTACTAGGAACGGAGAATGACACCATCTATCGTGACTTAGAAGATCAAGTGGACAAAAAGATTTTGATTACTGCTCTAGAGACATTAAATGACCGAGAGCGAAGAATCATGGTACTCCGTTTTGGATTAGAGGGCGGAGAAGAAAAAACACAAAAAGATGTCGCTGATTTACTGGGAATTTCGCAATCGTACATTTCGCGATTGGAAAAGCGAATTATAAAAAGACTACGCAAAGAATTCAATAAAATGGTTTAA
- the sigG gene encoding RNA polymerase sporulation sigma factor SigG, with amino-acid sequence MARNKVEICGVDTSKLPVLKNQEMRILFRELQSGELSARETLVNGNLRLVLSVIQRFNNRGECVDDLFQVGCIGLMKAIDNFDLGQNVKFSTYAVPMIIGEIRRYLRDNNPIRVSRSLRDIAYKALQIRDQLTNRFNREPTIMEISRELNVPKEDVVFALDAIQDPVSMFEPVYQDGGDPIYVMDQISDDKTKDAQWLEEIALKEGLGRLNDREKMILSMRFFEGKTQMEVADEIGISQAQVSRLEKAAIQQMNRYIT; translated from the coding sequence ATGGCGCGAAACAAAGTAGAGATCTGTGGAGTAGACACTTCCAAACTTCCTGTACTTAAGAACCAAGAGATGCGCATCTTGTTTCGCGAATTGCAGTCAGGGGAGCTTTCTGCTAGAGAAACGCTCGTCAACGGCAATTTACGTCTCGTTTTAAGTGTGATCCAACGTTTTAACAACCGTGGGGAATGCGTCGACGATCTATTTCAAGTCGGTTGCATCGGTTTGATGAAAGCAATTGACAACTTTGATCTCGGTCAAAACGTGAAATTTTCCACGTATGCTGTTCCCATGATTATTGGGGAGATTCGGAGATATTTACGTGATAACAATCCGATTCGTGTCTCTCGCTCATTACGAGATATTGCCTATAAGGCGTTGCAAATACGAGACCAATTGACCAATCGGTTTAACCGAGAACCAACCATCATGGAAATATCTCGAGAATTAAATGTTCCAAAAGAGGATGTCGTTTTTGCACTAGATGCGATTCAAGATCCTGTCTCCATGTTTGAACCCGTCTATCAAGATGGAGGAGATCCGATCTATGTAATGGATCAAATAAGTGATGATAAGACAAAAGATGCTCAATGGCTAGAAGAAATAGCTTTGAAAGAGGGTCTGGGGCGTTTAAATGATCGAGAAAAAATGATCTTGTCGATGCGCTTTTTTGAGGGGAAGACCCAAATGGAAGTGGCGGATGAGATTGGGATCTCACAAGCACAAGTTTCTCGTCTGGAAAAAGCAGCGATCCAACAGATGAACCGCTATATTACCTAG
- a CDS encoding DUF4288 domain-containing protein produces the protein MKVLFKSVYSGEPNPEKIDSHYQNKSCMYEEVTYLIQAVSDEDASKQALIIAREAETEYFNRYDEKVRVVDQVDYCFQLLDDQIGHGTEVFTRFLEFPKDVSDQEVIERLYPEIPDDAVELDG, from the coding sequence GTGAAGGTTTTATTTAAATCAGTTTACAGTGGTGAGCCAAATCCAGAAAAAATAGACTCTCATTATCAAAATAAAAGCTGTATGTATGAAGAGGTTACCTATCTGATACAAGCAGTATCAGATGAGGATGCTTCCAAGCAGGCTCTTATAATAGCTAGGGAAGCAGAGACGGAGTACTTTAATAGATATGATGAGAAAGTTCGCGTTGTGGATCAAGTAGATTACTGCTTTCAACTATTAGATGATCAGATAGGACATGGAACGGAAGTATTTACCCGATTTCTTGAATTTCCTAAAGATGTATCGGATCAAGAAGTGATCGAGCGTTTATATCCTGAGATTCCAGATGATGCGGTCGAATTAGATGGATAA
- a CDS encoding 3' terminal RNA ribose 2'-O-methyltransferase Hen1, translating into MLFTLTYEGQDATDLGYLLHKNPSRVQEFELPFGKVHLFYPEATETRCTFAMLLDIDPISLSRVEEKGNRRSPLEPYVNDRPYVASSYFTTMLSKVLSTALNGTCNKRPELVEAALDLTAELSVLPSRGGEGLLRRLWEPLGYQLELTRLALDPTFPQWGDSPYYQLILRQKIRLSELLSHLYVLVPVLDNDKHYFTSEDELEKLQRHGGEWLANHPEKEIIVGRYLRHQKKLAKQVLKDLSPVEGQLENSESMLDSEKTVRLHELRHQIVVDKLVELGVRSVLDLGCGSGQLLQKLRQVRTFERIAGTDVSLSVLQKTQNKLERWEDPRIQLFQSSLLYGDKRHQGYEATVLVEVLEHIELDRLPMVEHQLFREIRSPYILLTTPNREYNQLYEGLKDGGFRHPDHRFEWTRNDFQSWGERIAKEYGYQVRFFPLGEEDETLGAPSQMALFHIVEKEILR; encoded by the coding sequence ATGTTATTTACCCTAACCTATGAAGGGCAAGATGCCACCGACTTAGGCTATCTCTTACATAAGAATCCGAGTCGAGTACAGGAATTTGAACTTCCATTTGGCAAGGTGCACCTGTTTTATCCTGAAGCGACGGAGACACGCTGCACGTTTGCCATGTTACTCGATATTGATCCAATCTCCTTATCTCGTGTGGAAGAGAAAGGAAATCGTCGTTCTCCCTTAGAACCATATGTAAATGATCGTCCTTATGTAGCTTCCTCTTATTTTACGACTATGCTAAGTAAAGTGTTAAGTACAGCACTAAATGGTACTTGTAATAAACGCCCTGAGCTGGTGGAGGCAGCACTGGATCTTACTGCTGAGTTATCGGTTCTTCCAAGTCGAGGAGGAGAAGGATTGTTACGCCGACTTTGGGAACCTCTTGGTTATCAACTAGAACTTACGAGACTAGCACTTGATCCTACTTTCCCACAATGGGGAGACAGTCCTTATTATCAATTGATCCTTCGCCAAAAGATACGTTTATCTGAATTACTCTCCCATCTTTATGTGTTAGTTCCGGTGCTAGATAATGACAAGCATTACTTTACTAGTGAAGATGAACTAGAGAAGCTACAACGTCATGGAGGAGAATGGTTAGCAAATCATCCGGAAAAGGAAATTATAGTAGGAAGATATTTGCGGCATCAAAAGAAGTTGGCAAAACAAGTACTAAAAGATTTATCACCAGTAGAGGGGCAACTAGAGAACTCAGAATCGATGTTGGATTCAGAGAAAACTGTTCGTTTACATGAGTTACGCCATCAGATAGTAGTAGATAAACTGGTAGAACTAGGTGTTCGATCCGTATTGGATTTAGGATGTGGGTCTGGACAACTGTTACAAAAACTAAGGCAAGTACGCACTTTTGAGCGAATTGCTGGAACGGATGTTTCCTTATCTGTACTTCAAAAGACACAGAATAAATTAGAGCGTTGGGAAGATCCTCGTATACAACTTTTTCAGAGTTCCCTCCTGTATGGAGATAAGCGCCATCAAGGCTATGAAGCTACCGTTTTAGTAGAGGTATTGGAGCATATCGAGTTGGACCGGCTCCCAATGGTAGAGCATCAACTTTTCCGTGAGATTCGTTCTCCATACATCTTGTTGACGACCCCTAATAGAGAATATAACCAACTGTATGAAGGGTTAAAGGATGGGGGTTTTCGCCATCCAGATCATCGTTTTGAATGGACACGAAATGATTTTCAGAGTTGGGGAGAGAGGATCGCGAAAGAATATGGTTATCAAGTGCGCTTTTTTCCATTAGGAGAAGAAGATGAGACTTTAGGGGCACCTTCCCAGATGGCTCTATTTCATATAGTAGAGAAGGAGATATTACGATGA
- a CDS encoding polynucleotide kinase-phosphatase yields MRWKIPNLALVVLIGPSGSGKSTFAKRHFRPTEILSSDTFRGLVSDDEMNQSVSKEAFAALHFILEKRLQIGRLTVVDATNLRADARAELRQLAKQYHVPVVAIVLDLPESICQAWNKQRGEKALPTRVIRRHSQILKQEMSKIRKEFRGLLRIRNVEEWEATEIVRVPLHVDRRYEEGPFDIIGDVHGCVDELLELIDQLGYSLEQHKDGYQLTHPDVRKLIFVGDLVDRGPDSPAVLRLVRDLVMNGQALCVVGNHDDKLLRKLKGGKVKVQHGLETTMKQLAGASQQELEQHQEFLENLPHHLMLDQGKLVVAHAGLKQEFHGRSSGAVRSFALYGETTGQLDEEGYPVRLDWALDYAGEAFVVYGHTPQAEPYWLGNTVNIDTGCVFGGRLTALRYPEKTMVSVSAKQEYAKYRRSLQAEHSNELKIGDLKDKPILTRYLPPIRLKENQIAPALEIMSQHTVHPNWLIYLPPTMSPTETSDLPDYLEHPKEAFRYYQELGVQEVICEEKHMGSRALLVVCRTPEVAIRRFRMKEQSYGVIYTRTGRPFFSDRKREQEILQRTSEAISKSGLWEELQTDWVLLDAEILPWSEKAMELLRTQYAAVGAAANASMTRSVEVLQKAKGNGLPVDELLNKYQSRQHASQQFVASYQPYCWEVESVEDIRIAPFHLLASERKVHHDREHLWHLHKIESFCKHESLLQVTNYIQVDLQNQESIQEAIVTWKKWTSSDGEGMVVKPKQFLWKQDAGIVQPAIKVRGKEYLRIIYGPEYTLPENLERLRKRNVRRKRWLALQEFCLGLEGLERFVNQEPLRRVHECAFAVLAFETDPIDPRL; encoded by the coding sequence ATGAGATGGAAGATCCCAAATTTAGCATTAGTTGTATTAATCGGACCATCTGGTTCTGGGAAATCGACCTTTGCCAAGCGGCATTTTCGTCCGACAGAAATTTTGTCTAGCGATACGTTTCGTGGTCTTGTCTCGGATGATGAGATGAATCAAAGCGTCTCCAAAGAAGCATTTGCTGCCCTTCATTTTATTTTAGAGAAACGATTACAGATAGGGCGGCTTACCGTTGTCGATGCGACCAATCTCCGAGCGGATGCAAGAGCTGAGCTACGACAATTAGCCAAACAATATCATGTTCCTGTGGTAGCGATTGTGTTGGACCTACCTGAGTCTATCTGCCAAGCATGGAACAAACAACGAGGAGAGAAAGCTCTTCCCACTCGTGTGATTCGCCGGCATTCCCAGATTCTAAAACAAGAGATGAGCAAGATTCGCAAAGAGTTTCGGGGACTTCTTCGTATTCGTAATGTAGAAGAATGGGAGGCAACAGAAATCGTGCGGGTACCACTTCACGTCGATCGTCGATATGAGGAAGGTCCATTTGACATCATCGGAGATGTTCATGGATGCGTAGACGAGCTTTTGGAGCTAATCGATCAGCTTGGATATTCATTAGAGCAACACAAAGATGGCTATCAATTGACTCATCCAGATGTGCGTAAGTTGATCTTTGTAGGCGATTTAGTGGATCGGGGTCCAGATAGCCCAGCAGTTTTACGATTAGTACGAGACTTGGTCATGAATGGACAGGCTCTGTGTGTGGTGGGCAACCATGATGATAAGCTTTTACGCAAACTAAAAGGTGGCAAGGTGAAAGTGCAACATGGGTTAGAGACCACCATGAAGCAACTAGCTGGAGCTTCTCAACAAGAACTAGAGCAACATCAGGAGTTTCTGGAGAACTTACCTCACCATCTAATGCTTGATCAAGGAAAACTAGTGGTAGCTCATGCTGGACTAAAGCAAGAATTCCACGGACGATCCTCAGGAGCTGTTCGTTCGTTTGCTTTATATGGGGAGACTACAGGTCAGTTAGATGAAGAAGGCTATCCTGTACGGCTAGACTGGGCATTAGATTATGCAGGAGAAGCTTTTGTTGTTTATGGACATACTCCCCAAGCGGAACCTTATTGGTTAGGCAATACGGTCAATATCGATACAGGTTGTGTGTTTGGTGGGCGTCTGACGGCTTTACGTTATCCAGAGAAGACCATGGTTTCGGTTTCAGCGAAGCAAGAATACGCTAAGTATCGACGCTCCCTCCAAGCGGAACATTCAAATGAACTTAAAATTGGTGATCTAAAAGATAAACCTATTCTAACGCGGTACCTGCCGCCGATTCGTCTGAAAGAAAATCAGATTGCACCCGCATTGGAGATTATGAGTCAGCATACCGTTCATCCAAATTGGCTAATCTATTTGCCACCGACGATGTCACCAACGGAGACATCTGATCTGCCGGATTATCTTGAGCACCCAAAAGAAGCTTTTCGATATTATCAAGAATTAGGGGTTCAAGAAGTAATCTGTGAAGAGAAACATATGGGATCACGAGCTCTTCTAGTTGTATGTCGTACTCCAGAGGTTGCTATTCGTCGTTTTCGAATGAAAGAACAAAGTTATGGAGTCATCTACACCCGAACTGGACGTCCATTTTTCTCAGATCGCAAACGAGAGCAAGAGATTTTACAGCGTACTTCCGAAGCGATCTCCAAGTCTGGCTTATGGGAAGAGTTACAGACAGACTGGGTATTACTTGATGCAGAAATTCTCCCATGGTCTGAAAAAGCGATGGAGCTTTTGCGAACACAGTATGCTGCGGTTGGGGCAGCGGCAAATGCCTCCATGACTCGTTCGGTAGAAGTGCTTCAAAAAGCTAAAGGGAACGGATTGCCAGTAGACGAGCTTTTGAACAAGTATCAATCAAGACAACATGCAAGCCAACAATTTGTCGCCTCCTATCAACCCTACTGCTGGGAAGTGGAATCAGTGGAAGATATTCGAATTGCCCCGTTTCATTTGTTAGCCAGCGAACGAAAAGTACACCACGATCGGGAGCACCTCTGGCACTTACATAAGATCGAGAGTTTTTGCAAACATGAATCTCTCCTCCAAGTTACCAATTACATCCAAGTAGATCTCCAAAATCAAGAGAGTATACAAGAAGCAATTGTAACTTGGAAAAAGTGGACTAGCTCGGATGGAGAAGGGATGGTTGTCAAGCCAAAGCAGTTTTTATGGAAACAAGATGCCGGTATCGTTCAACCAGCGATCAAAGTTAGGGGAAAAGAATACTTACGCATTATCTATGGTCCAGAGTATACGCTTCCTGAAAACTTAGAAAGACTACGTAAACGTAACGTTCGTCGTAAACGTTGGTTAGCGTTACAAGAGTTTTGTCTTGGATTAGAGGGATTAGAGCGTTTTGTTAACCAGGAACCACTTCGTAGAGTACATGAATGTGCCTTTGCGGTTTTAGCGTTCGAAACGGATCCAATTGATCCACGTTTGTAA
- a CDS encoding YlmC/YmxH family sporulation protein: MKITDLQTKDVINIADGRKLGQIHDLDIDMSKGVIRAIVIPSETRLFGWVSGGEEFTIPWRQIVKIGSDVILVRLDSKTAISYSRSTNMYEEEDR, encoded by the coding sequence ATGAAAATAACGGATTTACAGACCAAAGATGTGATCAATATTGCAGATGGACGAAAACTAGGGCAGATCCATGACTTAGATATTGACATGAGTAAAGGTGTGATTCGAGCCATCGTCATTCCAAGTGAAACAAGATTGTTTGGTTGGGTTTCTGGAGGCGAAGAATTTACCATTCCTTGGCGTCAAATCGTGAAAATTGGGTCTGATGTGATTTTGGTTCGTCTGGATTCGAAAACAGCAATATCGTATTCTCGATCTACCAATATGTATGAGGAAGAAGATCGATAG
- a CDS encoding DUF2663 family protein, translated as MVVLLPFCFTNSGLHTYVILTLLFSYFNIQIDLSQKRHKKRPSFFELKRSIIETSIDLLPHTYW; from the coding sequence ATGGTGGTCTTACTACCATTTTGCTTCACAAATAGTGGATTGCACACTTATGTAATCTTAACTTTACTATTCTCTTATTTTAACATACAGATCGATCTCTCCCAAAAAAGGCACAAAAAAAGACCGTCTTTTTTTGAATTAAAACGGTCTATTATAGAAACGTCTATCGATCTTCTTCCTCATACATATTGGTAG